One Coccinella septempunctata chromosome 1, icCocSept1.1, whole genome shotgun sequence DNA window includes the following coding sequences:
- the LOC123317131 gene encoding larval cuticle protein A2B-like yields the protein MLIKAILPLSIFFAIGYGGQVNTQSLGYLTQQHHPAPSVINTVQTVQVPHPVPVPVPQPVPVPQPIPIQVQVESIDPYPQYNFAYSVNDFQTGDSKSQHETRNGDVVRGQYSVSDPDGTRRTVDYSADPQNGFNAVVQRTQISQHPQQLLSTAH from the exons GCAATCCTTCCtttatcgatatttttcgccaTCGGCTACGGTGGCCAGGTTAACACGCAGTCTCTTGGATACTTGACCCAGCAACATCATCCAGCTCCCTCTGTCATCAACACTGTTCAAACAGTTCAAGTTCCCCATCCTGTACCTGTTCCTGTCCCGCAACCAGTTCCTGTTCCACAGCCTATTCCAATTCAAGTACAGGTAGAATCCATCGATCCTTACCCTCAGTACAACTTCGCTTATTCAGTGAATGACTTCCAAACTGGCGATTCCAAGAGTCAGCACGAAACTAGAAACGGGGATGTTGTTAGGG gaCAATACAGTGTGAGTGACCCCGATGGTACTAGAAGAACGGTTGACTACTCAGCAGACCCACAAAATGGTTTCAATGCTGTTGTTCAGAGAACCCAGATCAGTCAGCATCCTCAGCAACTTCTGTCGACTgcacattaa